The Pochonia chlamydosporia 170 chromosome 1, whole genome shotgun sequence genome window below encodes:
- a CDS encoding fungal specific transcription factor domain-containing protein: MARRGPARMKSVASGQRYKSKHTSPTSTGIHINTGSSTTEQQLVNVEAAYSAPPGSLRSVRISQWPFSLDSTESMLLDHYIQRFSRTYPAFSGPTNPFLRVILPLSLQSRVVLDSLLALGGVQSWSNGRFTFEHAMLKLRQKALEGCRCLISELYTPVLETNGEIAQSKQLALTKLVEPQGKEPKILYLLASCVLILLYEKLAGEQVENGTTHLQFLSHVLPANILSQVISTAAQAEMPSTSEGEAFQFIANLFLYNDFVRSTSLRTLSFSDFYLCTAFQEHGFSINESDFQGLQSQYGGRFTFPGLISRLSAGDSSVTDADIAGWDGDLGWLPSFSLMPPLLQEMYERLPITDGSIVFDSSFRHLGSLLSPYEWKEERIISEVYRITGIIYRRQCLARLAGQSDTEIRGPNGGNGRHVQTGNLPSWAVQLIHTLPDKSSLENTLLWPIGIIGKELGADHEIERGVILRRLEALEERFHMKHFGKVKEHLKVYWENSEGREYEDGAILFG; encoded by the coding sequence ATGGCTCGAAGAGGCCCTGCGAGGATGAAATCGGTCGCATCCGGCCAGCGGTACAAGTCGAAGCATACTTCTCCCACGAGCACAGGGATTCACATCAATACTGGGTCATCTACAACCGAGCAGCAACTTGTAAATGTTGAGGCCGCATACTCGGCACCACCTGGTTCGCTTCGAAGCGTGCGTATATCTCAATGGCCATTCAGCTTGGATTCAACAGAGTCGATGCTGCTTGACCACTACATTCAGAGATTCTCAAGAACGTACCCAGCGTTTTCCGGGCCGACAAACCCGTTCTTAAGGGTCATTCTTCCGCTGTCTCTACAGAGCAGAGTTGTCTTAGACTCGCTACTAGCCTTGGGTGGCGTTCAAAGCTGGTCAAACGGGCGATTTACATTCGAGCACGCAATGCTCAAGTTGCGACAAAAGGCGCTGGAAGGATGTCGCTGCCTGATCAGCGAGCTCTATACACCTGTCTTGGAGACTAATGGCGAAATCGCACAATCCAAACAACTAGCATTAACCAAGTTAGTGGAACCTCAAGGCAAGGAGCCGAAGATTTTGTACCTACTAGCAAGTTGCGTCCTGATATTACTGTACGAAAAGCTCGCGGGAGAACAAGTGGAAAACGGAACCACACACCTACAATTCCTATCACATGTTCTTCCCGCAAATATCCTATCGCAGGTAATAAGCACCGCCGCCCAAGCTGAGATGCCGTCCACCTCAGAAGGGGAAGCATTTCAATTCATCGCGAATCTCTTCTTATACAACGACTTTGTCCGGTCTACTTCTCTCCGAACCCTAAGCTTCTCCGACTTTTATCTCTGCACAGCATTCCAGGAGCATGGGTTTTCGATCAACGAAAGCGACTTCCAAGGATTGCAAAGCCAGTACGGGGGAAGGTTTACATTTCCGGGACTAATTTCACGTTTATCAGCGGGCGATTCAAGTGTTACAGATGCAGATATTGCAGGATGGGATGGAGATCTCGGCTGGCTTCCGAGCTTCTCCCTTATGCCACCTTTACTGCAGGAAATGTACGAACGGCTCCCCATCACAGACGGGAGTATAGTTTTCGATTCAAGTTTCCGCCATTTGGGAAGCCTTCTAAGCCCATATGAATGGAAAGAAGAGCGAATTATTTCAGAAGTATACCGCATCACGGGCATCATATACCGACGACAGTGCCTTGCGCGACTCGCAGGGCAATCAGACACGGAGATACGAGGTCCAAATGGTGGAAATGGACGGCATGTGCAAACGGGCAATTTGCCTTCGTGGGCCGTACAGCTAATTCACACGTTGCCGGATAAATCGTCGCTCGAGAATACGCTGCTGTGGCCGATTGGCATCATTGGAAAGGAGCTTGGCGCGGATCATGAGATAGAGAGGGGTGTTATCTTAAGACGActggaggcgttggaggaAAGGTTTCATATGAAGCACTTTGGGAAGGTGAAGGAGCACTTGAAAGTGTATTGGGAGAACAGCGAAGGGCGAGAGTATGAAGACGGGGCAATTTTGTTTGGATAG
- a CDS encoding 2OG-Fe(II) oxygenase superfamily domain-containing protein, translating to MATTVISPLPPSNQPSIQDDNTTSEFIPSKHLNFSPPSSILTMQDLKLSPTALSPIATTDPFPLLSPEGVLQHRRELFSNDVLDNCMHHTRPGSVQIRGMAPRYAPFIHKFWHSPEVLGIISKIAGVDLVPAMDYEISHTNVQLGPGGLEAVRNTPVEPPVATEDAIRAFEENKVKKQAVTDQTKPIIEWHKDSHPWVCVVMLSDARHMSGGETELMKGDGTTIKVKAPQMGSAVLLQGRYIKHTAAPVTNMPERVTIVTSFRPRDPRVVDDTTNANIRNKSHLTELYYQWTTYRLDVLAQRARLTADALRKRYEENVKASDAEGKPGMCLVETVNVKEVEAWAEEQIKYIKQTLYEMRPLEQ from the exons aTGGCCACCACCGTCATATCCCCTCTTCCCCCTTCAAACCAGCCATCTATCCAAGAtgacaacaccacatccGAATTCATCCCCTCCAAACACCTCAACTTctcccctccctcctcaaTTCTCACCATGCAAGACCTCAAGCTCTCACCCACAGCTCTTTCCCCCATCGCAACAACAGACCCcttccccctcctctccccCGAAGGCGTCCTCCAACACCGCCGCGAACTCTTTAGCAACGACGTCCTCGACAACTGTATGCACCACACGCGCCCTGGATCCGTTCAAATCCGCGGCATGGCACCCCGCTACGCGCCCTTCATCCATAAATTCTGGCACTCGCCCGAAGTACtgggcatcatcagcaaaaTCGCTGGCGTGGACCTAGTTCCCGCGATGGACTATGAAATCAGCCACACAAACGTGCAGCTTGGGCCGGGCGGTCTCGAGGCCGTTAGAAACACACCCGTCGAACCACCTGTTGCTACGGAAGATGCAATCAGGGCGTTTGAAGAGAACAAGGTGAAGAAGCAGGCGGTGACGGATCAGACCAAGCCTATTATTGAGTGGCATAAGGATTCGCATCCGTGGGTGTGTGTGGTTATGCTCTCGGATGCGAGGCACATGAGCGGCGGGGAGACGGAGCTGATGAAAGGGGATGGGACGACTATTAAGGTCAAGGCGCCGCAGATG GGGAGTGCTGTTCTTCTTCAGGGGAGGTATATTAAGCATACTGCTGCGCCTGTTACCAATATGCCAGAGCGTGTTACCATCGTCACGTCCTTTAGACCTAGGGATCCGCGGGTCGTGGACGATACTACCAATGCTAATATTCGGAACAAGTCTCACCTTACTGAGCTGTACTACCAGTGGACGACGTACCGTTTGGATGTGTTGGCGCAGAGGGCGCGTCTGACGGCTGATGCTCTTCGCAAGAGGTATGAAGAGAATGTGAAGGCTTCTGATGCAGAGGGTAAGCCGGGCATGTGTCTTGTCGAGACGGTTAATGTcaaggaggtggaggcgTGGGCGGAAGAGCAGATCAAGTATATTAAGCAGACGTTGTATGAGATGAGGCCACTTGAGCAGTAA